A genomic segment from Idiomarina piscisalsi encodes:
- the flhB gene encoding flagellar biosynthesis protein FlhB: MAETDQERTEDPTERRKQQAREKGQVARSKEMGTAFVLVSAAIAFMWFGDWLYEGARNVFQTMFTIDRQQAFDTTKIYEAFGIAFGFIMWPVLIIFAFVLVATFFGNSWLGGISFSTKAMAPKFSRMNPLNGFKRMFGIQALVELVKAIAKFSVVAVSAFFLLKWQFVDILQMSMGQMPNMMAHALDILLWMFLLLCCSIFLIVVIDAPFQLWKHNKDLRMTKQEVKDEHKDTEGSPEVKGRIRRLQMEMANRRMMQEVPKADVVVTNPTHYAVALKYEDGGSQAPVLLAKGTDETAAKIREIALEYDIPLVQSPALARSVYHTTELEKEIPQGLFVAVAQILAYVYQLRLFKQGQAKRPKKPDSESPIPEDLRY; encoded by the coding sequence ATGGCAGAGACTGATCAGGAACGCACAGAAGACCCCACGGAGCGACGAAAACAGCAGGCCCGCGAGAAGGGCCAGGTTGCGCGCTCCAAAGAAATGGGGACGGCGTTTGTATTAGTGAGCGCCGCCATTGCCTTTATGTGGTTTGGAGACTGGCTCTACGAAGGAGCCCGTAACGTTTTTCAAACCATGTTTACCATTGATCGCCAGCAAGCCTTTGATACCACCAAAATTTATGAAGCCTTTGGTATCGCTTTTGGCTTCATCATGTGGCCGGTTCTGATTATTTTTGCGTTCGTTTTGGTCGCGACCTTTTTCGGTAACAGTTGGTTAGGGGGCATTTCGTTCTCAACCAAGGCGATGGCGCCTAAATTCAGCCGAATGAACCCGCTTAACGGCTTTAAACGCATGTTCGGTATTCAGGCGTTGGTTGAGCTGGTTAAAGCCATTGCCAAGTTCTCAGTCGTCGCTGTTTCGGCATTTTTCTTACTGAAGTGGCAATTTGTCGACATTCTGCAAATGTCGATGGGCCAAATGCCGAATATGATGGCTCACGCTTTGGATATCTTGCTGTGGATGTTCTTATTACTGTGTTGCTCAATCTTTTTGATTGTGGTGATTGATGCGCCGTTTCAGTTGTGGAAACACAATAAAGACTTGCGCATGACCAAGCAGGAAGTGAAAGATGAGCATAAAGACACAGAGGGGAGTCCGGAAGTCAAAGGTCGTATTCGTCGCTTGCAGATGGAAATGGCGAATCGCCGCATGATGCAGGAAGTGCCTAAAGCCGATGTGGTCGTTACCAACCCGACGCATTATGCGGTGGCGCTAAAGTATGAAGACGGAGGCTCGCAAGCGCCTGTACTGTTAGCGAAAGGGACTGACGAGACAGCGGCAAAAATTCGGGAAATTGCGTTGGAATACGATATTCCATTAGTCCAGTCACCAGCGCTGGCGCGTTCGGTTTACCACACCACGGAGTTGGAGAAAGAAATTCCGCAGGGGCTGTTTGTTGCCGTGGCTCAAATTCTTGCCTATGTGTACCAGTTGCGTTTGTTTAAGCAGGGTCAGGCAAAACGTCCTAAGAAGCCTGACAGCGAGTCACCAATTCCTGAAGATTTGCGCTACTAA
- the fliR gene encoding flagellar biosynthetic protein FliR: MDLVTSVVLEWLEQHLWPLTRVSAMIGSMALFSGTLVNARIKIFLSLAIILAVSPALPEVSTGVEMTSVGGFLVTAQQVVIGVALGLVSLLFLQIFVLGGQVIAMQIGLGFASMVDPTNGQQVPVIAQFFLMLASLVFLAFDGHLLMIHMIMASFEAIPVGMTGLDADAFMAIAEYGSVMFSAALAAMLSGVIAILLINLSFGVMTRAAPQLNIFAIGFPITMVSGLVVLWLTMGGFIFHFENQWQRAIDVMCTVIGSQCS; this comes from the coding sequence ATGGATCTGGTCACCTCTGTTGTGTTGGAATGGCTGGAGCAGCACCTCTGGCCGCTGACACGGGTGTCCGCCATGATAGGCAGCATGGCGTTATTTTCCGGGACGTTGGTAAACGCGCGGATTAAAATTTTCTTGTCGCTAGCTATTATATTAGCGGTTTCTCCGGCATTACCTGAAGTATCGACCGGTGTTGAAATGACGTCGGTGGGCGGCTTTCTGGTGACGGCTCAGCAGGTGGTGATTGGTGTTGCTCTGGGCTTAGTGTCGTTATTGTTTCTGCAAATATTTGTGCTGGGCGGTCAGGTTATTGCGATGCAGATTGGTCTGGGTTTCGCCTCAATGGTGGATCCAACCAACGGTCAGCAAGTGCCGGTTATTGCGCAATTTTTCTTAATGCTTGCCAGCCTTGTGTTCTTAGCCTTTGACGGTCATTTACTGATGATTCACATGATCATGGCAAGCTTCGAGGCTATTCCCGTCGGCATGACCGGGCTGGATGCTGATGCATTTATGGCAATAGCGGAATACGGTTCTGTTATGTTTTCGGCGGCGTTAGCGGCCATGCTTTCAGGTGTTATCGCGATTTTGCTCATTAACTTAAGTTTTGGTGTGATGACGCGAGCGGCACCACAATTGAATATTTTTGCTATCGGCTTCCCAATTACTATGGTGAGCGGTTTGGTCGTTTTATGGTTAACCATGGGCGGCTTTATTTTCCATTTTGAAAACCAATGGCAACGTGCAATTGACGTGATGTGCACGGTTATTGGCTCTCAGTGTAGCTAG
- the fliQ gene encoding flagellar biosynthesis protein FliQ, with amino-acid sequence MSPEMFLDIFQEALKTIVIMVAFIILPGLLVGLVVAVFQAATSINEQTLSFLPRLLVTLAVVGLGGHFLTETVMDFTIEMFNRIPEVVG; translated from the coding sequence ATGTCACCAGAAATGTTTTTGGATATTTTTCAGGAAGCACTGAAAACCATCGTTATTATGGTGGCATTTATTATTTTGCCAGGGCTTTTGGTTGGTTTGGTGGTCGCCGTTTTCCAGGCGGCAACATCGATTAACGAACAAACCTTAAGCTTCTTACCTCGTCTTTTGGTTACGTTAGCGGTTGTTGGGCTTGGCGGTCACTTCCTGACTGAAACGGTGATGGACTTTACCATCGAAATGTTTAACCGGATTCCAGAAGTGGTTGGCTAA
- the fliP gene encoding flagellar type III secretion system pore protein FliP (The bacterial flagellar biogenesis protein FliP forms a type III secretion system (T3SS)-type pore required for flagellar assembly.), whose protein sequence is MNRWWYLILFSAFLLIPDQAFAWQDLSAVTVKTNPDGTQEYSVTLQILAIMTALTFIPAMVIMMTSFTRIIIVLAILRQAIGLQQSPSNQVLLGIALFLSFFIMSPVLNEINDKALQPYMNEEIQSLEAVDRAKAPLKAFMLAQTRLTDLETFIDISGEEGIEAPEDVPMSILIPSFITSELKTAFQIGFMLFIPFLIIDLVVASVLMAMGMMMLSPMIVSLPFKLMLFVLVDGWSLTMSTLAGSFGV, encoded by the coding sequence ATGAACCGCTGGTGGTATCTCATATTATTTTCGGCGTTTTTGCTGATACCTGATCAGGCATTTGCCTGGCAAGATCTCTCTGCCGTCACCGTTAAAACCAACCCGGATGGCACGCAGGAATACTCAGTAACGCTACAAATTCTCGCGATAATGACGGCGCTGACGTTTATTCCAGCGATGGTCATTATGATGACGTCTTTTACACGAATTATTATTGTCCTGGCGATACTTCGTCAGGCGATAGGCTTGCAGCAGTCTCCGTCGAATCAGGTGTTATTGGGCATAGCACTCTTTTTGAGTTTTTTCATTATGTCTCCGGTGCTCAATGAAATTAATGACAAAGCGTTGCAGCCCTATATGAATGAAGAAATTCAGTCACTGGAGGCTGTCGATCGTGCTAAGGCGCCTCTTAAGGCATTCATGTTGGCACAAACTCGCTTAACTGACCTGGAAACCTTTATTGATATCTCTGGCGAAGAAGGTATTGAAGCGCCTGAAGATGTACCAATGTCTATTCTGATTCCGTCGTTCATTACCTCTGAATTGAAAACCGCGTTCCAAATTGGTTTTATGCTGTTTATCCCGTTCCTCATTATTGACTTAGTCGTTGCCAGTGTCTTAATGGCGATGGGTATGATGATGTTATCACCTATGATCGTTTCTTTGCCCTTTAAGCTGATGTTGTTTGTGTTGGTCGATGGTTGGAGCTTAACGATGAGTACACTTGCCGGCAGCTTTGGGGTTTAG
- the fliO gene encoding flagellar biosynthetic protein FliO, translated as MLLVKLSVFASFVSLLALPVTAFGQTEQKAIVSGNDIGAMVLALFAVLAVIVVLASLLKRFNLKFQGASGMKVLSSVSLGPKERLVIVDVGGEKLLLGVTQQRIDCLKELPSDIKLEGKQEQ; from the coding sequence ATGTTATTAGTCAAATTGAGCGTATTCGCAAGCTTCGTTAGTTTGCTTGCGTTGCCGGTAACGGCTTTCGGGCAAACCGAGCAAAAAGCAATCGTGTCCGGTAATGATATAGGCGCCATGGTATTGGCGCTTTTTGCCGTTTTAGCGGTCATTGTTGTGTTGGCGTCATTACTGAAACGATTTAACTTAAAGTTTCAGGGCGCTTCAGGAATGAAAGTACTGAGCAGTGTCTCGTTAGGACCTAAGGAGCGCTTGGTCATTGTCGATGTTGGGGGCGAGAAACTGTTGCTAGGTGTAACCCAACAGCGTATTGACTGTTTAAAAGAACTACCGTCCGATATCAAGCTGGAAGGAAAACAAGAACAATGA
- the fliN gene encoding flagellar motor switch protein FliN has translation MSNDDKDMDDWEAAMAEQAAAEDEESGEAEGSGAEQSSSSSHSGMDNVQTAELEELNEDAPVGEEEKRKLDAILDIPVTISMEVGRSQISIRNLLQLNQGSVVELERVAGEPLDVLVNGTLIAHGEVVVVNDKFGIRLTDVISQIERIRKLR, from the coding sequence ATGAGTAACGACGATAAAGATATGGACGACTGGGAAGCAGCAATGGCTGAACAGGCAGCTGCCGAAGACGAAGAGTCTGGTGAGGCAGAGGGGTCTGGGGCTGAGCAATCAAGTAGTTCCAGTCATTCCGGTATGGATAACGTGCAAACCGCTGAGCTGGAAGAGCTTAATGAAGATGCGCCGGTTGGTGAAGAAGAGAAACGTAAACTGGATGCCATACTTGATATTCCGGTCACTATTTCAATGGAAGTGGGCCGCAGTCAAATCAGCATTCGGAACTTGCTTCAGTTGAACCAGGGCTCGGTTGTTGAGCTAGAGCGTGTCGCTGGCGAACCGCTGGATGTTTTGGTGAATGGCACCTTAATTGCTCACGGCGAAGTGGTTGTTGTTAATGATAAATTCGGGATACGATTAACCGATGTTATTAGTCAAATTGAGCGTATTCGCAAGCTTCGTTAG
- the fliM gene encoding flagellar motor switch protein FliM: protein MSDLLSQDEIDALLHGVDDVEEEDSEGQQASADALDYDFSSQDRIVRGRMPTLEIVNERFARHMRVSLFNMMRRTAEVSINGVQMIKFGEYVHTLFVPTSLNMVRFRPLKGTALITMEARLVFILVDNFFGGDGRYHAKIEGREFTPTERRIIQMLLKLVFEDYKEAWAPVMDVGFEYLDSEVNPAMANIVSPTEVIVISSFHIELDGGGGDFHIALPYSMLEPIRELLDAGVQSDKEDTDMRWSKALRDEIMDVPVEMIAKLAETEMSLREVMDLQEGDIIPLEVPDDLTVLIEDLPTFHAKMGRSRDNVALKISDKIKRPETVKSDIHMLTRGGRRIGGDAELQQLEEDIDL from the coding sequence GTGAGCGACTTACTATCACAAGACGAAATTGACGCACTTTTACACGGCGTTGATGACGTAGAAGAAGAGGATTCCGAGGGGCAGCAAGCCTCGGCGGACGCGCTCGACTATGACTTTTCGTCGCAAGACCGAATTGTCCGTGGGCGTATGCCGACTCTCGAGATCGTTAATGAACGATTCGCTCGTCATATGCGCGTCAGCTTATTTAATATGATGCGACGTACCGCCGAAGTGTCAATTAACGGCGTGCAAATGATTAAATTTGGCGAGTACGTACATACGTTATTCGTTCCAACCAGTTTGAATATGGTGCGCTTTCGTCCTTTGAAAGGTACCGCGCTAATTACGATGGAAGCCCGCCTGGTTTTTATTCTGGTGGACAACTTTTTCGGCGGTGATGGACGTTATCACGCAAAAATTGAAGGGCGTGAGTTTACGCCAACTGAGCGTCGCATTATTCAAATGCTGTTGAAACTGGTCTTCGAAGATTACAAAGAAGCTTGGGCGCCAGTAATGGATGTAGGTTTTGAGTACCTGGACTCAGAGGTTAATCCGGCGATGGCGAATATTGTCAGTCCAACCGAGGTTATCGTCATTAGTTCATTTCATATTGAGCTCGACGGCGGCGGCGGAGACTTCCATATTGCTTTGCCGTATTCCATGCTTGAACCGATTCGAGAGCTATTGGACGCTGGTGTTCAGTCCGACAAAGAAGACACTGACATGCGCTGGAGTAAAGCGCTGCGAGACGAAATAATGGACGTTCCGGTGGAAATGATCGCAAAGCTGGCGGAAACCGAGATGTCGCTGCGTGAAGTCATGGACTTACAGGAAGGCGATATTATTCCGCTGGAAGTACCGGATGACTTAACTGTTCTGATTGAAGATTTACCGACGTTCCATGCGAAAATGGGACGTTCAAGAGACAATGTGGCGTTGAAAATTTCGGACAAAATCAAACGCCCGGAAACCGTCAAATCTGATATTCACATGTTGACGCGTGGCGGCCGCCGAATTGGTGGTGACGCCGAGCTTCAACAATTAGAAGAAGACATCGATTTATAA
- the fliL gene encoding flagellar basal body-associated protein FliL yields the protein MAEEQNTDNNAEQNDEQEGKGGKKKKLILFGVIGLVLVATVVLALWLFGGSSSSEQAVTQAPEQASKDFSNASAPEIGNALYVGMPRPFVFIVPGDSRERTVQIKAQLMVRGEENEELAKKHIPLIEGTLHEVFSSSTADKLKTAEGKGQLRELALTEVRNALQEVAGKPVVEQVLFTSLVMQ from the coding sequence ATGGCTGAAGAGCAAAACACAGACAATAACGCAGAGCAAAACGACGAACAGGAAGGCAAAGGCGGTAAAAAGAAAAAGCTGATACTGTTCGGTGTTATTGGTCTGGTGCTTGTGGCGACCGTGGTCTTGGCGCTGTGGCTTTTTGGCGGCTCGTCGTCGAGTGAGCAAGCCGTGACTCAAGCACCTGAGCAGGCCAGCAAGGACTTTAGCAATGCCTCGGCACCAGAAATTGGTAATGCTCTGTATGTCGGTATGCCTCGTCCTTTTGTGTTTATTGTACCCGGTGACTCACGTGAGAGAACCGTGCAAATTAAAGCGCAGCTGATGGTGCGTGGCGAAGAAAATGAAGAGTTGGCGAAAAAGCATATTCCGTTAATTGAAGGAACATTGCATGAAGTGTTTTCATCGTCAACGGCAGACAAATTAAAAACGGCAGAAGGCAAAGGGCAACTGCGTGAACTGGCGCTAACCGAAGTCAGAAATGCACTGCAGGAAGTTGCTGGTAAGCCGGTCGTTGAACAAGTGTTATTTACCAGTTTGGTAATGCAATAA
- a CDS encoding flagellar hook-length control protein FliK, with product MQQLLNLTESTENFVRTGGKAQGKEWSLGAGESSDGEFSRLMMQQTEKGKEFQQVKLMPEQATIKKDTDGEGRRNVGAPVESNLFELLQEMQQQMAEVSSEDGEAGLSDDQAAAVVSIDETQLEKTASSELSEADLKELLAAFIDKLNNQQGSKQELSAEERQNLAESMLAKMSDEQKQQFIEQLNALSKGGVDAADQKFIVQLLEPMMPKSDADKVLVGQESDKQVDGKQLSQALLAALREVAPESKPESQKASDPAQLMKQLEAQLSALKENSKSDTQTLTGKERGKLEQLMAELRQLMAGASDSKSNNKEALTKEQAAKAEQLVADLRQVLKQNADKAPAVVASDAKPGKAEFAISATDSTKGQSESKAEQSAKADKSATAGLATDSQLTGEKVAKGDGELAGRNAENAQVNQAFRNTVDALSDAGAAKAIQGQMVSTAQGTVAASESSQANTLQALQRPLDLQQTEASQKLQERINIMMSKNIQRADIRLDPPELGNVQIRVNVSGEQTTVQFQVQNAQAREAIESAMPRLREMMEQQGLNLADTHVGEQSNDGQGKGEGGGTSGSEAEQWTQESEIALQDGQIVTDGRVDFYV from the coding sequence ATGCAACAACTGCTGAATTTAACGGAATCAACGGAAAACTTTGTCCGCACCGGCGGCAAGGCTCAGGGAAAAGAATGGTCCCTCGGCGCTGGTGAAAGCTCTGATGGTGAGTTTTCTCGCCTGATGATGCAACAAACAGAAAAAGGCAAAGAGTTCCAGCAAGTTAAGCTGATGCCAGAGCAAGCCACGATTAAAAAAGACACTGACGGTGAAGGGCGCCGGAATGTTGGCGCTCCTGTTGAAAGTAATTTGTTCGAGTTGCTGCAGGAAATGCAGCAACAAATGGCGGAAGTGTCGAGTGAAGACGGTGAAGCTGGACTGTCTGACGATCAAGCGGCAGCGGTTGTTAGTATCGATGAAACCCAGTTGGAAAAGACGGCGAGCAGCGAGTTAAGTGAAGCCGACCTGAAAGAGTTGTTGGCTGCTTTTATTGATAAGCTGAATAACCAGCAAGGCAGTAAACAAGAGCTGTCAGCTGAAGAGCGGCAAAACCTTGCCGAAAGCATGCTGGCAAAAATGAGTGATGAGCAGAAACAGCAGTTTATTGAACAATTAAATGCGCTATCTAAAGGCGGCGTTGATGCCGCCGACCAAAAGTTTATTGTGCAACTGCTTGAACCGATGATGCCGAAATCAGACGCCGATAAAGTATTAGTAGGTCAAGAATCCGATAAGCAGGTAGACGGTAAACAGCTATCACAGGCGTTGTTGGCTGCGTTGCGCGAGGTGGCCCCGGAATCAAAACCTGAGTCACAAAAAGCGTCTGATCCTGCGCAGTTAATGAAGCAACTGGAAGCTCAACTCTCCGCATTAAAAGAGAACAGCAAGAGTGATACTCAAACACTAACAGGTAAAGAGCGCGGTAAGTTAGAGCAATTAATGGCTGAGCTTCGCCAGCTAATGGCCGGAGCCTCTGACAGTAAGTCAAATAACAAAGAAGCGCTGACAAAAGAACAGGCAGCTAAAGCCGAGCAACTGGTTGCCGATTTACGTCAGGTGCTCAAACAAAACGCTGATAAAGCGCCTGCAGTCGTTGCATCGGACGCAAAACCGGGTAAAGCGGAGTTTGCGATTAGTGCGACGGATTCTACTAAAGGTCAAAGCGAGTCTAAGGCTGAGCAATCCGCGAAGGCGGATAAAAGTGCTACGGCTGGGCTGGCAACTGATAGTCAGTTAACCGGTGAGAAAGTCGCTAAGGGTGACGGCGAATTGGCGGGAAGAAACGCTGAAAACGCTCAGGTCAACCAGGCATTCAGAAATACCGTTGATGCATTGTCTGACGCAGGTGCGGCAAAGGCCATACAAGGGCAAATGGTTTCGACTGCTCAGGGGACGGTAGCGGCGTCAGAAAGCAGCCAGGCAAATACGTTGCAAGCGTTGCAACGACCTTTAGATTTGCAGCAGACGGAAGCGTCACAAAAGCTGCAAGAGCGCATCAACATTATGATGAGTAAGAATATTCAGCGTGCTGATATTCGGCTTGACCCGCCTGAACTTGGCAACGTACAAATACGAGTGAACGTAAGTGGCGAGCAAACCACGGTGCAGTTTCAGGTACAAAATGCTCAGGCTCGGGAAGCCATTGAGTCGGCCATGCCGCGCTTACGAGAAATGATGGAGCAGCAAGGTCTGAATTTAGCGGATACTCACGTTGGTGAACAGAGTAACGATGGCCAGGGCAAAGGTGAGGGCGGAGGAACATCTGGCTCAGAAGCGGAACAGTGGACGCAGGAGTCAGAAATAGCCTTACAAGATGGTCAGATTGTGACCGACGGACGCGTGGATTTTTACGTATAA
- the fliJ gene encoding flagellar export protein FliJ, producing the protein MAELSQLKMLLDLEQQREDKTAKDFAEVQRQVQDNQMRLDGMSKYRLDYLNQLQQRGQGGIQSMQVSQYHAFVGKLDEGVEQLHHEVVKLQQVLAQRKERWLAQRRKRESIEHLIKEKEKREQKAQARKEQKNLDDFSSQRFIRDKKF; encoded by the coding sequence ATGGCAGAGTTAAGCCAGCTGAAAATGCTGTTGGACTTAGAGCAGCAACGCGAAGATAAAACCGCAAAAGACTTTGCTGAAGTGCAACGACAGGTTCAGGACAATCAAATGCGCCTGGATGGTATGTCAAAATATCGACTCGACTATTTAAATCAGTTGCAGCAACGCGGCCAGGGCGGCATTCAGTCGATGCAGGTCAGTCAATACCATGCCTTTGTCGGCAAGCTGGATGAAGGGGTTGAGCAGCTGCATCACGAAGTGGTTAAGTTGCAACAGGTGCTGGCGCAACGAAAGGAGCGCTGGCTGGCGCAAAGACGTAAGCGAGAATCGATAGAGCACTTGATTAAAGAGAAAGAAAAGCGAGAGCAAAAAGCTCAGGCGCGTAAAGAGCAAAAGAACTTGGATGACTTTTCCAGTCAACGCTTTATTCGAGACAAAAAGTTCTGA
- the fliI gene encoding flagellar protein export ATPase FliI, with protein MGASETLIQELRKKRQRIEKPSVAVSGYLTRVVGLMFEAVGCRAPVGSSVAVEAAGGDIEAEVVGFEGNISYLMPTEDALGVVPGARVRPLSRKNQLPLGMELLGRVIDARGEPLDGKGPVFSDGKTYRSKPMNPLNRRQVKQPLDVGVTAINACLTVGQGQRMGLFAGSGVGKSVLLGMMTRGTNADVIVVGLIGERGREVKEFIEEILGEEGLEKAVVIAAPADQSPLIRLRGCETAAQVAEYFRDQGLNVLLLMDSLTRYAMAQREIALAVGEPPATKGYPPSVFAKLPALVERAGNGGDGQGSVTAFYTVLTEGDDLQDPIADSARAILDGHIVLNRELADSGHYPAIDVEASISRVMPQVVSEEHMKQAIQVRQWYSNYRRNRDLISIGAYTRGSDPAIDQAIAMQPKVAQFLQQPMKQVVSYDESLLQLNQLINPNQQQSASG; from the coding sequence ATGGGCGCATCAGAGACACTGATTCAAGAACTTCGAAAAAAGCGTCAGCGCATTGAAAAGCCGTCGGTGGCTGTATCGGGCTATTTAACTCGCGTTGTGGGGCTAATGTTTGAAGCTGTTGGTTGCCGTGCGCCTGTGGGCTCCAGCGTTGCGGTGGAAGCCGCCGGTGGCGACATTGAGGCCGAAGTGGTGGGCTTTGAAGGTAACATTAGTTATTTAATGCCCACGGAAGACGCCTTAGGTGTCGTGCCAGGTGCCCGTGTTCGTCCCTTAAGCCGCAAGAATCAACTCCCCTTAGGCATGGAATTACTCGGACGGGTTATTGACGCCCGCGGTGAACCTCTCGACGGCAAAGGTCCTGTTTTTTCTGACGGAAAAACCTACCGTAGTAAACCCATGAACCCATTGAATCGCCGCCAGGTAAAACAACCATTGGATGTTGGTGTGACCGCAATTAATGCCTGCTTAACCGTCGGACAGGGGCAGCGTATGGGTCTGTTTGCCGGCAGTGGCGTCGGCAAAAGTGTGTTGCTTGGCATGATGACCCGAGGCACAAACGCTGACGTTATTGTTGTTGGTCTGATTGGTGAACGGGGTCGTGAGGTCAAAGAATTTATTGAAGAAATACTGGGTGAGGAAGGTTTGGAAAAAGCGGTGGTTATCGCCGCTCCGGCTGACCAGTCTCCCCTTATTCGTTTGCGTGGCTGTGAAACGGCCGCGCAAGTAGCGGAGTATTTCCGCGACCAGGGTTTAAACGTTTTGCTACTAATGGACTCACTCACTCGTTACGCCATGGCGCAGCGTGAAATTGCGTTGGCGGTTGGTGAACCTCCGGCAACCAAAGGTTATCCGCCTTCTGTATTTGCCAAATTGCCCGCACTGGTTGAACGCGCTGGTAATGGCGGCGACGGACAAGGATCGGTCACCGCGTTCTATACCGTTCTAACCGAAGGCGATGACTTACAGGATCCGATTGCCGATTCGGCACGAGCCATTCTTGATGGGCACATCGTTTTAAACCGTGAGTTGGCTGATTCCGGTCATTATCCTGCCATCGATGTTGAAGCCTCCATTAGCCGTGTCATGCCGCAAGTGGTTTCTGAAGAGCACATGAAACAAGCTATTCAGGTGCGTCAGTGGTATTCAAATTATCGCCGCAATCGAGATCTCATTTCCATTGGTGCTTATACCCGAGGAAGCGACCCCGCCATTGATCAAGCCATCGCAATGCAGCCCAAAGTTGCGCAGTTTCTGCAGCAACCGATGAAACAAGTGGTGAGTTACGATGAGAGCTTGCTTCAGCTGAACCAGTTAATCAATCCAAACCAGCAGCAATCAGCAAGTGGTTAA
- the fliH gene encoding flagellar assembly protein FliH: MSDNRDDNEHFSHWDLPDMTSQELREGTQVNALNKPRRWQYEPPEADDNDEEELQPLTAEQLEEIRQAARDEGYQEGFENGRTDGLKKGYDEGFEAGKEEGIAAGKEEGIAAGNAVIEEQRGKLDTLLQSLSTPNERITEAVQEELIDMVSELTRVICLDAAEHSKDMIVNAVREAVSVLPVTDQRVVIHLNPDDIELIESVYSESELKEKGWLLNKDELLERGGCRVTTESSTIDYSLETRMEDVFSRVKG, from the coding sequence ATGAGCGACAACCGCGACGACAACGAGCACTTCAGTCACTGGGACCTGCCCGATATGACATCGCAGGAATTACGTGAGGGCACCCAGGTCAATGCGCTCAATAAGCCCAGACGCTGGCAGTATGAACCGCCGGAAGCGGATGACAATGACGAAGAAGAATTGCAACCCTTAACCGCTGAACAGCTCGAAGAGATTCGTCAGGCAGCGCGCGATGAGGGGTACCAGGAAGGTTTTGAAAATGGTCGTACCGATGGTCTCAAAAAAGGCTATGACGAGGGGTTTGAAGCAGGCAAAGAAGAAGGTATTGCGGCAGGCAAAGAAGAAGGCATTGCAGCGGGTAATGCCGTGATTGAAGAACAGCGCGGTAAATTGGATACCTTGTTGCAGAGTTTATCGACCCCTAATGAACGTATTACCGAAGCGGTGCAGGAAGAGCTCATTGATATGGTCAGCGAGCTGACCCGTGTCATTTGTCTGGATGCAGCCGAACACTCAAAAGACATGATTGTTAATGCGGTGCGCGAAGCGGTATCGGTATTGCCGGTCACTGATCAGCGGGTGGTTATACACTTAAACCCAGATGACATAGAGCTTATTGAATCGGTTTACAGCGAGTCTGAGCTGAAAGAAAAAGGCTGGTTGCTGAACAAAGACGAGTTACTTGAACGCGGTGGTTGTCGTGTGACGACTGAGAGCTCGACCATAGATTACAGTTTAGAGACGCGTATGGAAGATGTTTTCAGCCGCGTTAAGGGGTAA